In Cicer arietinum cultivar CDC Frontier isolate Library 1 chromosome 7, Cicar.CDCFrontier_v2.0, whole genome shotgun sequence, a single window of DNA contains:
- the LOC101513147 gene encoding patatin-1-Kuras 2-like yields MGAFNFILFVFVFGSQVIGGLNTKLPPPSYGNTISILSIDGGGIKGIIPSTVLQHLEKALQIVSNDEKAALADYFDVIAGTSTGGLIAGLLACPNPNDPSRPALTPLQILKSYFNYGPSIFNQTTASGWNENSTRPKYDGELLHSKAREIMGDTRLHETLTNVVIPTFDIKTVHPVLFSSFKLKTVPSLDAKLSDICIGTSALPTKLPPYYFKNGDNEFNLVDGGLDAANPALVAVSEVIQQLNEKNSDFIPMKENEPTKIVLLSLGCGTIGDTKGIDANTAKSIPAKDWTSIALLGLTSAPGDMNQYHLASIFPDHPSSNNYYLRIEEYNLDKSMGLADNVTQENMDNLAQVGQNLLKQPVKILNITSFVPYEKSSEGTNIEALQRFAEILYNEKQLRLKMKTMKKSEQYSLKPLLLLLGLFPLLIWATPMLKGLSIRRHQA; encoded by the exons ATGGGTgcttttaatttcattttatttgtgtttgtttttggTAGTCAAGTGATTGGTGGATTGAATACAAAGCTACCACCTCCTTCCTATGGAAATACAATAAGCATTCTAAGCATTGATGGTGGTGGTATTAAGGGCATTATTCCTTCCACTGTTCTTCAACACTTGGAAAAGGCTCTTCAG ATTGTGTCAAATGATGAAAAAGCAGCACTGGCAGATTATTTTGATGTGATAGCTGGGACTAGCACTGGAGGACTCATTGCTGGATTGCTAGCTTGTCCTAACCCAAATGACCCTTCTCGTCCTGCCCTTACTCCTCTACAAATCTTAAAGTCTTACTTTAATTATGGTCCTTCTATATTCAATCAAACTACAGCTAG TGGTTGGAATGAAAATTCCACACGTCCGAAGTATGATGGTGAATTATTACATAGCAAAGCACGTGAGATAATGGGAGATACAAGATTACATGAGACATTGACCAATGTTGTAATCCCAACCTTTGACATCAAGACAGTTCATCCAGTATTATTCTCAAGCTTTAAG TTGAAAACAGTTCCTAGCTTAGATGCAAAATTGTCAGATATATGCATTGGGACATCAGCTCTACCAACAAAACTACCACCATATTACTTTAAGAATGGTGACAATGAATTCAATTTAGTTGATGGTGGTTTGGATGCAGCTAACCCG GCATTGGTTGCAGTGAGTGAAGTAATACAACAATTGAATGAGAAGAATTCTGATTTCATTCCTATGAAGGAAAATGAGCCTACCAAAATAGTGTTGTTGTCCTTAGGATGTGGAACAATAGGGGACACTAAAGGGATAGATGCTAATACTGCAAAATCAATTCCAGCAAAAGATTGGACATCCATTGCACTTTTAGGATTAACTAGTGCTCCAGGAGATATGAATCAATATCACCTTGCATCAATTTTCCCAGATCATCCATCTTCAAACAATTACTATCTTCGAATTGAG GAGTATAACTTGGATAAATCCATGGGCCTAGCTGATAATGTAACCCAAGAAAACATGGATAATCTTGCACAAGTGGGACAGAACTTGCTGAAACAACCTGTTAAGATCCTAAATATAACTTCTTTTGTCCCTTATGAAAAATCAAGTGAAGGTACAAACATTGAGGCTCTTCAGAG ATTTGCTGAGATTCTATATAATGAGAAGCAGCTGCGTTTGAAAATGAAAACCATGAAAAAAAGTGAACAATATTCATTGAAACCCTTACTTCTGCTTTTGGGAT TGTTTCCTCTTCTGATTTGGGCGACACCAATGTTAAAAGGATTATCAATAAGACGACACCAAGCTTGA
- the LOC101513470 gene encoding mavicyanin-like has protein sequence MNTSMVASLLVLLLAFPYVFATDFTVGDANGWTQGVDYTTWTSGKTFKVGDNLVFKYGSVHQVNEVDESGYKGCDSSNTIKKYEDGNSKVPLSKTGKIYFICPTPGHCTSTGGMKLEVNVVAASTSPSGSGTPSPSTPKESPTTTPSTTPSTSNTTSPPPPPKDSGAISVSNGISLLIGSFFIILGFMG, from the exons ATGAATACATCAATGGTAGCTTCTTTGTTGGTTCTATTGTTGGCTTTTCCCTATGTATTTGCAACTGACTTTACTGTTGGTGATGCCAATGGATGGACTCAAGGGGTTGATTATACTACCTGGACTTCTGGCAAAACTTTCAAAGTTGGTGATAACTTAG TGTTCAAATATGGTTCTGTCCATCAAGTGAATGAAGTTGATGAGAGTGGATACAAAGGTTGTGATTCAAgcaatacaataaaaaaatatgaagatgGAAACTCTAAGGTACCATTGAGTAAAACAGGTAAAATATACTTCATATGTCCTACACCAGGACATTGTACTAGTACTGGTGGCATGAAACTTGAAGTTAATGTTGTTGCTGCTAGCACCTCCCCAAGTGGAAGTGGCACCCCCTCACCATCTACTCCAAAAGAAAGTCCAACAACAACTCCATCTACAACTCCTTCAACTTCAAACACAACttctccaccaccaccaccaaaagATAGTGGAGCAATTAGTGTTTCAAATGGAATTAGTCTTTTAATTGGGTCATTCTTTATCATTTTGGGCTTTATGGGCTAG